One Natator depressus isolate rNatDep1 chromosome 6, rNatDep2.hap1, whole genome shotgun sequence DNA window includes the following coding sequences:
- the SVIP gene encoding small VCP/p97-interacting protein isoform X2 encodes MGLCLPCLGGAAEDVVETPDPESKRRQLAEAAEKRQMEATSRGVKNPYSVEQKKKKQEEMEKQIASSSSGGGGGGLRWQVG; translated from the exons ATGGGGCTCTGCCTACCCTGCTTGGGGGGAGCCGCCGAGGACGTGGTGGAGACGCCCGACCCG GAAAGTAAAAGACGACAACTTGCAGAAGCTGCAGAAAAGAGGCAGATGGAG GCCACCTCTCGGGGTGTTAAGAACCCATATTCTGTggagcaaaagaaaaagaaacaggagGAAATGGAGAAGCAAATTGCATCTTCAagctctggaggaggaggaggcgggcTTAGA tgGCAGGTTGGATAA
- the SVIP gene encoding small VCP/p97-interacting protein isoform X1 codes for MGLCLPCLGGAAEDVVETPDPVSAESKRRQLAEAAEKRQMEATSRGVKNPYSVEQKKKKQEEMEKQIASSSSGGGGGGLRWQVG; via the exons ATGGGGCTCTGCCTACCCTGCTTGGGGGGAGCCGCCGAGGACGTGGTGGAGACGCCCGACCCGGTGAGTGCG GAAAGTAAAAGACGACAACTTGCAGAAGCTGCAGAAAAGAGGCAGATGGAG GCCACCTCTCGGGGTGTTAAGAACCCATATTCTGTggagcaaaagaaaaagaaacaggagGAAATGGAGAAGCAAATTGCATCTTCAagctctggaggaggaggaggcgggcTTAGA tgGCAGGTTGGATAA